A stretch of Dyella sp. BiH032 DNA encodes these proteins:
- a CDS encoding family 43 glycosylhydrolase — MPAPTSSRFAASRFRRATGHGLLALAGMLAAQAMPSAEAKERAGSTWANPVDIDYRYNFEQMNQGISYRTGADPAVVRYGDAYYLFLTLADGYWRSTDLLHWQFVAPDRWPFDSEVAPATLVADGKLFLMQSATAERPLLVSTDPAHGRWEFWTRQLPPVPGAVSSATEYRIQPGELPPGPWDPGLFQDEDGKTYLYWGSSSVYPLYAAQIDLRLGDEVEGEGKRLAFVGEPKALFKLQPEAHGWERFGQDHADENTRPFMEGAWMNRHGGRYYLQYAAPGTEHNAYGTGVYVGTGPLGPFEYAPYNPVGEKPGGFVVGAGHGSTFQDAYGNWWNTGTSWVGSNWAFERRVGLYRAGFHADGQMWVDTRFGDFPQRMPDHRLRDDEDTFAGWMLLSYRKAATASSSLPEHPATAATDEDVRTFWVAGRNALGETLTVDLGGERTVRAVQVNYADYRSERYGNAPDIVARFRIQGSRDGEHWETLADLSHETRDRPNAYLELSRPARLRYVRYVHEHVGARTLAIADLRVFGRADGPPPPAPAKVTVRRSADGRDADIAWTAVPGAVGYNVRWGVANDRLHSTYQRFADQPTHFTLRSLNKGVHYVVAVEAFDERGVSVLSEIRSL, encoded by the coding sequence ATGCCTGCACCGACCAGCTCACGTTTCGCTGCTTCGCGGTTTCGCCGCGCGACGGGGCATGGCCTGCTGGCGCTCGCCGGCATGCTGGCGGCGCAGGCGATGCCGTCCGCCGAGGCGAAGGAGCGGGCGGGAAGCACCTGGGCCAACCCGGTGGACATCGACTACCGCTACAACTTCGAGCAGATGAATCAGGGCATTTCCTATCGCACCGGGGCCGACCCCGCGGTGGTGCGTTATGGCGACGCCTACTATCTGTTTCTCACCTTGGCCGACGGCTACTGGCGCTCCACGGACTTACTGCATTGGCAATTCGTCGCACCGGATCGCTGGCCGTTCGACAGCGAGGTGGCGCCGGCCACGCTGGTCGCCGACGGCAAGCTTTTCCTCATGCAATCGGCGACCGCCGAACGCCCGCTGCTGGTCTCCACCGACCCGGCGCACGGACGATGGGAGTTCTGGACGCGGCAATTGCCACCCGTGCCTGGGGCCGTTTCCAGCGCGACCGAATACCGTATCCAACCGGGCGAGCTGCCGCCGGGGCCGTGGGACCCGGGCCTGTTCCAGGACGAGGACGGCAAGACCTATCTGTACTGGGGTTCGTCCAGCGTCTATCCGCTCTATGCCGCGCAGATCGACCTGAGGCTGGGCGATGAAGTGGAAGGCGAGGGCAAGCGGCTGGCCTTCGTCGGCGAACCGAAGGCGCTGTTCAAACTGCAGCCCGAGGCGCATGGCTGGGAGCGCTTCGGCCAGGACCATGCCGATGAAAACACCAGGCCATTCATGGAAGGGGCGTGGATGAATCGCCACGGCGGCCGCTACTACCTGCAGTACGCCGCACCCGGCACCGAGCACAATGCCTACGGCACCGGCGTCTACGTCGGCACAGGGCCGCTCGGGCCGTTCGAGTACGCGCCATACAACCCCGTCGGCGAGAAACCCGGTGGTTTTGTGGTAGGCGCGGGGCATGGTTCCACGTTCCAGGACGCCTATGGCAACTGGTGGAACACCGGTACGTCCTGGGTCGGCAGCAATTGGGCCTTCGAGCGGCGCGTCGGTCTCTACCGCGCGGGGTTCCACGCGGATGGGCAGATGTGGGTGGACACGCGGTTCGGCGATTTCCCGCAGCGCATGCCCGATCATCGCCTGAGGGACGACGAAGACACCTTCGCCGGCTGGATGCTGCTTTCGTACCGCAAGGCCGCCACGGCCTCGTCTTCGCTGCCGGAGCACCCGGCAACCGCCGCCACGGACGAGGATGTGCGCACGTTCTGGGTGGCGGGGCGCAACGCACTGGGCGAGACGCTCACCGTCGACCTCGGTGGCGAGCGTACGGTGAGGGCGGTGCAGGTGAACTATGCGGATTACCGGTCCGAGCGTTACGGCAACGCCCCTGACATCGTCGCCCGATTCCGCATCCAGGGCTCGCGCGATGGCGAGCACTGGGAGACCCTGGCCGACCTGTCACACGAGACGCGCGATCGCCCCAATGCCTATCTGGAGCTGTCGCGCCCGGCGCGCCTTCGTTATGTCCGTTATGTCCACGAACACGTCGGTGCGCGCACGCTCGCCATCGCCGACTTGCGCGTGTTCGGCCGTGCCGATGGGCCGCCACCGCCCGCACCAGCAAAGGTGACCGTGCGGCGGAGCGCCGACGGGCGCGATGCCGACATCGCCTGGACGGCGGTACCAGGTGCGGTCGGCTACAACGTGCGCTGGGGGGTGGCGAACGATCGGCTGCATTCCACGTATCAGCGTTTCGCCGATCAGCCGACGCACTTCACCTTGCGTTCCTTGAACAAGGGCGTGCATTACGTCGTGGCGGTGGAGGCATTCGACGAGCGCGGCGTGTCGGTGCTGTCGGAGATTCGGTCGCTTTGA
- a CDS encoding LysR family transcriptional regulator, which produces MRPLPTELLRTFAAVARAGSFTGAAEQLYLSQSTISQHIRRLEELVGRPLFERDTRNVRLSPGGETLQRYAAQILQLMDEAMTSVCGPPLNGTVRLGLPEDFASSRLATALASFVQRNPEVELVIRTGLSGDLFRELDEDRHDLVFAKRLSGSQRGRVVRTEPLHWCGSAVTPERGADQVLSLAVHPEPSVTRTRIFEALKAAGRPYRVAVVSSSIVVIHAAVMAGLGVSAFTGYAMPDGLTRLEDLPDLGSLDYVIDRHPSLSKAAEALEQVLVDSAGSL; this is translated from the coding sequence ATGCGTCCATTGCCCACCGAACTCTTACGCACTTTCGCCGCCGTGGCTCGCGCCGGCAGCTTTACCGGCGCCGCCGAGCAGCTCTATCTGTCGCAATCGACTATCAGCCAGCACATCCGCCGGCTGGAGGAACTGGTGGGGCGGCCGCTGTTCGAGCGCGATACGCGTAACGTGCGCCTGTCGCCCGGCGGCGAAACGCTGCAACGTTATGCCGCGCAGATCCTCCAATTGATGGACGAAGCGATGACCTCGGTGTGCGGACCGCCCTTGAACGGCACAGTGCGCCTCGGCCTGCCCGAAGATTTCGCCTCGTCACGCCTGGCCACGGCACTGGCCAGCTTCGTGCAGCGCAACCCCGAGGTGGAACTGGTGATACGCACGGGCCTCAGCGGAGACCTGTTCCGCGAACTGGACGAAGACCGGCACGACCTGGTCTTCGCCAAGCGGCTCAGCGGCAGCCAGCGCGGTCGCGTCGTACGCACCGAACCGCTGCATTGGTGCGGCAGCGCGGTCACGCCGGAGCGTGGCGCGGACCAAGTACTTTCCTTGGCCGTGCACCCCGAACCCAGCGTTACCCGGACACGCATCTTCGAGGCGCTGAAGGCGGCAGGCCGTCCCTATCGCGTGGCGGTGGTCAGCAGCAGCATCGTGGTGATCCATGCCGCAGTGATGGCCGGCCTTGGCGTCAGCGCCTTCACAGGCTACGCCATGCCCGATGGCCTGACGCGACTCGAGGATCTGCCCGACTTGGGCTCGCTGGATTACGTCATCGACCGGCATCCTTCCCTGTCGAAAGCCGCCGAAGCGCTGGAGCAGGTACTGGTCGATTCCGCCGGCTCGCTCTGA